The sequence CAAGGGCAACAATTTGTGTTGTACTTACAGCTTTAGGAGTAAACTATATAGTTGGAGAACAATATTTAAGTATTTTGCTTGCAGGGAAAACTTTTAAACCTATCTATGATAAACTTGGATTGCATTCTAAAAATTTATCAAGAACTTTGGAGGATGCTGGTACAGTAGTAAATCCGTTAGTACCTTGGGGAGTTTGTGGAGTGTTTATTACAAGTGTTTTAGGTGTTAGCACTCTTACTTACTTGCCATTTGCATTTTTCTGTTACCTATGTGTGATATTAACAATTATATCTGGATTTACAGGAATAAGTATAAGTAAGAAATAAAAAATGGCGACCCCGATGTGGCTTGAACACACAACCTACTCCTTAGGAGGGAGTCACTCTATCCAATTGAGCTACGGGGTCATCCTTTAAGATTATACAATATTTTATTTAAGATTTCCACTTTTTATGTTAAAATGAATTTATATTTTATTAAAAGGGGACAGAGAAAAATGGATTTAAAAGAAATATATATAAAATTAACAGCAAAAAAATGTGCTTTTATTGCAATCTTTTTTTGGGCAACAGCTTTTGTCTTAACAAAAGTTGTTTTAAAAGAAGTTGATGTGACAACACTTGGAGTTCTGAGATACTTTTTTGCTTCTATTATAGTTATTTTTATTTTAATAAAGAAAAAAATTCCTATCCCAGAATTGAAAAATATTCCAGCTTTTATATTTGCAGGTTTTTCAGGATATGCTGGTTATATTGCACTTTTTAATATAGCAACTTTGTTTTCAAGCCCTTCCACTTTAAGTGTTATAAATGCACTTGCTCCTGCTATAACAGCTATAGTTGCATATTTTATTTTTAATGAAAGAATAAAATTAATTGGTTGCCTTTCAATGGGGATATCATTTTGTGGAATTTTAATACTTACTCTTTGGGATGGAGTTTTAACAGTAAATAAGGGTATTTTATATATGTTAGCTGGTTGTTTACTACTAAGTCTATATAACATTTCCCAAAGATACTTAACTAAAAAATATTCTTCTTTTGATGTAAGTATGTATTCTATGCTAATTGGAGGGATTTTACTAGTAATATATTCTCCTAGCTCAATAACAAATATGTTTTCTATAAGTTTTACTTCTTTAATTTTAATTATATATATGTCAATTTTTCCTAGTATAATTTCTTATTTTTTCTGGACAAAAGCATTTGAACTTGCAAAACATACAACAGAAGTAACCTCTTTTATGTTTGTAACACCAGTTCTTGCAACTCTTATGGGAATAATAATTTTAGGTGATATTCCTAAATTATCAACACTTATTGGTGGTGTAGTAATTATTTTAGGAATGATATTGTTTAATAAAACAAAATAATGCTTGATTTTTTATAAATAAAAGAAGGAATCAATTTATATTGATCCCTTGCTAATTATTTATAATTCAATAGCCTTTTTTAGTTCATCAACTTTATTTAATCTTTCCCAAGGAGTATCGATATCTGTTCTTCCAATATGCCCAAATGCTGCTAAATCTTGATATTTGAAATTTCCTTCTCTCAATTCAAGGGCTTTTTCAATTCCTCTTGGAGATAAATCAAATACTTTTGATACAGCTTCTGAAATTTTATCTTCATCAACTTTTGAAGTTCCAAAAGTGTCAACTTTAACTGATACTGGTTTAGGAACTCCTATTGCATAAGATAATTGAATTTCACATTTATCAGCAAGTTCTGCTGCAACAATATTTTTAGCTACCCATCTAGCAGCATAAGCAGCTGATCTATCAACTTTTGAAGGATCTTTACCTGAGAAAGCTCCTCCACCATGTTTAAAATATCCACCATAAGTATCAACTATAATTTTTCTACCAGTAACACCTGTATCTCCATGAGGTCCTCCAATTACAAATCTTCCAGTAGGATTTATATAGTATTTTATATTATCAGAACTTAAGTTATATTTTTCTAAAACAGGTTTAACAACTTTTTCTATAACTATTTTTTCAATTTCATCATGAGTAGTATCTTCATCATGTTGTACTGATACAACAATAGAATCAACATGGTCAACTTTTCCATTTTCATCATAAGCTAGTGTAACTTGTGATTTTTGATCTGGTCTTGCCCATTCAATTTCATTACTTTTCATCATATTAGTAAGTTTTACTAATATTTCTCTTGATAATACAAGTGCTAGTGGCATAAGTTCCTCTGTTTCTCTAACAGCTCCACCAAACATTATTCCTTGATCTCCTGCTCCTCCAATATCAACTCCCATAGCTATATCAGGTGATTGTGCATGGATACAACTTAAAGTACCACAGTTAGAATCAAATCCCATTCCTGGTCTATAACCAATTTCATCAATTTTTTTTCTAACTATATCTTGTACATCAATATAGGTTGATGTTGTTATTTCTCCTCCAACAACA is a genomic window of Fusobacterium nucleatum containing:
- a CDS encoding DMT family transporter; the protein is MDLKEIYIKLTAKKCAFIAIFFWATAFVLTKVVLKEVDVTTLGVLRYFFASIIVIFILIKKKIPIPELKNIPAFIFAGFSGYAGYIALFNIATLFSSPSTLSVINALAPAITAIVAYFIFNERIKLIGCLSMGISFCGILILTLWDGVLTVNKGILYMLAGCLLLSLYNISQRYLTKKYSSFDVSMYSMLIGGILLVIYSPSSITNMFSISFTSLILIIYMSIFPSIISYFFWTKAFELAKHTTEVTSFMFVTPVLATLMGIIILGDIPKLSTLIGGVVIILGMILFNKTK
- the metK gene encoding methionine adenosyltransferase encodes the protein MKKFTYFTSEFVSPGHPDKISDQISDAILDACLKDDPNSRVACEVFCTTGLVVVGGEITTSTYIDVQDIVRKKIDEIGYRPGMGFDSNCGTLSCIHAQSPDIAMGVDIGGAGDQGIMFGGAVRETEELMPLALVLSREILVKLTNMMKSNEIEWARPDQKSQVTLAYDENGKVDHVDSIVVSVQHDEDTTHDEIEKIVIEKVVKPVLEKYNLSSDNIKYYINPTGRFVIGGPHGDTGVTGRKIIVDTYGGYFKHGGGAFSGKDPSKVDRSAAYAARWVAKNIVAAELADKCEIQLSYAIGVPKPVSVKVDTFGTSKVDEDKISEAVSKVFDLSPRGIEKALELREGNFKYQDLAAFGHIGRTDIDTPWERLNKVDELKKAIEL